From Bacillus sp. FSL K6-3431, the proteins below share one genomic window:
- a CDS encoding winged helix-turn-helix transcriptional regulator, producing the protein MGYNELKQDIDGITNMVLSQTLKEMDGYGLVLRKQYME; encoded by the coding sequence ATGGGTTACAACGAATTGAAACAGGATATCGATGGCATCACAAATATGGTGTTGTCTCAAACATTAAAGGAAATGGATGGTTATGGACTAGTCCTTCGCAAGCAGTATATGGAATAG
- the mug gene encoding G/U mismatch-specific DNA glycosylase: MKPISDHIRVNLDVLFVGFNPSIRSSETGHHFANPTNRFWTILHKAGITDRKYQPTEDFKLLDIGYGLTNIVDRPTKSAEEITPEEYQIGRECLKTKINEYKPKIVCFVGKGVYQQYSGLKKLPWGGQTKSVIPGTLDFVAPSSSGLVRIPIEEIAAIYSELPRLNHNN, encoded by the coding sequence ATGAAGCCAATCTCTGACCATATAAGAGTAAATTTAGATGTGCTATTTGTTGGGTTTAATCCGAGTATCCGGTCCAGTGAAACAGGTCATCACTTTGCTAATCCAACAAATCGATTTTGGACCATTTTACATAAAGCCGGAATCACGGATAGAAAATATCAACCGACAGAAGATTTCAAGCTACTAGATATTGGATATGGCCTTACAAATATAGTGGATAGACCAACGAAAAGTGCAGAAGAAATTACCCCCGAAGAATATCAGATAGGAAGAGAATGTTTAAAAACCAAAATTAATGAATATAAACCAAAGATTGTCTGCTTTGTTGGAAAAGGAGTATACCAGCAATACAGCGGTCTGAAGAAGCTTCCGTGGGGGGGGCAAACAAAATCGGTCATTCCCGGAACACTCGATTTTGTCGCTCCATCATCTAGTGGATTAGTAAGGATACCAATAGAGGAAATTGCAGCCATTTATAGCGAGCTTCCAAGACTAAATCATAATAATTAG
- a CDS encoding branched-chain amino acid aminotransferase yields the protein MTNDQINVQLCSTRKEKPDFNNLSFGTVFTDHMFILDYTEGTGWHDPRIVPYQPITLDPASIIFHYGQTVFEGLKAYVTKDKEILLFRPDQNMKRLNRSSTRLCIPEIDEELAITALKKLITVDKEWIPNVAGTSLYIRPFIIATEPYLGVSSSETYQFMIILSPVGAYYKEGINPVKISVESEYVRAVPGGTGNAKTAGNYAGALKAQVAADAEGYSQVLWLDGKEKKYIEEVGSMNVFFKINGEVVTPSLNGSILEGITRKSVIELLEHWDIPVVEKQISIDEIFRAHQEGILEEAFGTGTAAVISPIGELFWQGEKLIINNGETGSLSKKVYDELTGIQTGIKEDPFGWSVKVE from the coding sequence ATGACAAATGATCAAATCAACGTTCAATTATGCTCAACTAGGAAAGAAAAGCCTGATTTTAACAATCTATCGTTCGGTACTGTCTTTACAGATCATATGTTTATTCTAGATTATACGGAAGGTACGGGATGGCATGATCCAAGAATTGTCCCTTATCAACCAATCACGCTCGATCCAGCGTCAATCATTTTTCACTATGGTCAAACTGTTTTTGAAGGACTGAAAGCATACGTAACGAAAGATAAAGAAATCTTGTTATTTAGACCAGATCAAAATATGAAAAGGCTAAATCGTTCAAGCACACGCTTATGTATTCCTGAAATTGATGAGGAATTAGCGATTACTGCCCTAAAAAAACTAATAACAGTCGACAAAGAATGGATTCCAAATGTAGCGGGGACATCGTTGTATATCCGTCCATTTATTATCGCAACGGAGCCGTATTTAGGTGTTTCATCTTCGGAAACGTATCAATTCATGATTATACTATCTCCCGTTGGAGCGTATTATAAAGAAGGCATCAATCCTGTAAAAATTTCCGTGGAAAGTGAATATGTTCGTGCAGTTCCGGGTGGTACAGGAAATGCAAAAACTGCCGGAAACTATGCTGGAGCTTTAAAAGCTCAAGTAGCTGCAGATGCAGAGGGATATTCTCAAGTACTTTGGCTTGATGGAAAAGAAAAGAAATACATTGAAGAAGTAGGTAGCATGAACGTCTTCTTCAAAATCAATGGAGAAGTGGTGACCCCTTCTTTAAATGGTAGCATTTTAGAAGGTATTACTAGGAAGTCTGTCATCGAACTATTAGAGCATTGGGATATTCCTGTTGTTGAAAAACAAATTTCAATTGACGAAATTTTCCGCGCCCATCAAGAGGGGATTTTGGAGGAAGCTTTCGGAACAGGGACTGCAGCAGTCATTTCACCAATCGGAGAATTGTTTTGGCAAGGTGAAAAACTCATTATTAATAATGGGGAAACAGGGTCATTATCGAAAAAAGTATATGATGAATTAACAGGCATACAAACTGGGATAAAAGAAGATCCGTTTGGTTGGAGTGTGAAGGTGGAATAA
- a CDS encoding GrpB family protein produces the protein MQLLRAHAKNRKGKRYGELKVRLAKQFPDNTHEYQIAKGPFVNNLVEKVKHWASKRTFF, from the coding sequence CTGCAATTACTAAGGGCGCATGCCAAAAACCGGAAAGGTAAAAGGTACGGGGAACTAAAAGTAAGACTGGCAAAACAGTTTCCTGATAATACTCATGAGTATCAAATAGCTAAAGGGCCATTCGTGAATAACTTAGTCGAAAAAGTTAAGCACTGGGCTTCAAAAAGAACTTTCTTTTGA
- a CDS encoding ABC transporter substrate-binding protein, which yields MKRLTLNISLLIIVLFSLSACSTQEGANIDSEAENDGTTDEEEITLIWASDHPERYEVAKEAIEEKFPHITIEFYTAHSNRESLQEMLAAQVQPDIYNTLNAYRIPVYMESQLAYDMDELVEAQGFDLERIEPGLLSRIRSYALNQELYLLPYEPDLLALFYNKDIFDLFGVEYPSDGMTWDEILNLARQLTKEYDGTQYYGLEIWNPFFPGEAYDVTYVDPDTDEPVFTNSTGLRAGFDLFKEMRQIPGNNEASWVVNGQTAMSARFKDVGPLLQAEEDTGLNWDMVSWPTFEDLPGITPVQGGAAIGVSATSQYKEQAFEAFTYLLSDEYQIKQVRKGLSTPLADKEIQSQIYADDPRMADKNTGAFFYHMYNGGPERRSIYDNVLDEFRGDLIEELANGSHSVPEILREYEDRVKAVIDDQKSWIEN from the coding sequence ATGAAACGGCTCACCTTAAATATAAGCTTATTGATAATAGTATTGTTTAGCCTTAGTGCATGCTCTACACAAGAAGGGGCCAATATTGATAGTGAGGCTGAAAATGATGGAACGACTGATGAGGAAGAAATTACTCTAATATGGGCATCCGATCACCCGGAACGCTACGAGGTAGCTAAAGAAGCAATTGAAGAAAAGTTTCCGCATATTACAATTGAGTTTTATACCGCACATTCGAACAGAGAAAGCTTACAGGAAATGCTAGCAGCACAAGTTCAACCTGATATTTATAATACGTTAAATGCCTATCGAATTCCGGTTTATATGGAATCGCAGTTAGCGTATGATATGGATGAGTTAGTGGAGGCACAGGGGTTTGACCTAGAGCGAATTGAGCCGGGCTTATTGTCGCGAATTCGGTCGTATGCTCTTAATCAAGAATTGTATTTACTTCCTTATGAGCCAGATCTCTTAGCTCTTTTTTATAACAAAGACATATTTGATCTATTTGGTGTTGAATATCCTTCCGATGGTATGACATGGGACGAAATACTAAATCTGGCTAGACAACTAACTAAGGAATATGATGGTACCCAATACTATGGTTTGGAAATTTGGAATCCATTCTTTCCGGGTGAGGCGTATGATGTTACCTATGTTGATCCAGATACGGATGAACCAGTGTTTACCAACTCAACAGGTTTAAGAGCGGGATTCGATTTATTTAAAGAAATGAGGCAAATACCGGGTAATAATGAAGCCTCATGGGTGGTGAATGGACAAACAGCGATGTCTGCTCGTTTCAAAGATGTCGGGCCATTACTTCAAGCGGAAGAGGATACAGGGTTGAACTGGGATATGGTCTCGTGGCCTACTTTTGAGGATCTACCTGGAATAACCCCTGTTCAAGGTGGAGCGGCAATTGGTGTTTCTGCAACTAGTCAATATAAAGAACAGGCTTTTGAAGCATTCACCTATCTTTTATCAGATGAATATCAGATAAAGCAAGTAAGAAAAGGGCTAAGTACACCATTAGCCGATAAAGAGATTCAAAGTCAAATTTATGCAGACGATCCACGTATGGCCGATAAAAATACAGGAGCATTTTTTTACCATATGTATAATGGTGGACCAGAGCGAAGGTCAATCTATGATAATGTACTCGATGAATTTAGAGGTGATCTAATAGAAGAGCTAGCGAATGGAAGTCACAGTGTCCCAGAAATTTTAAGAGAATATGAAGATCGGGTTAAGGCAGTTATCGATGATCAAAAGAGTTGGATAGAGAACTGA
- a CDS encoding ArsR/SmtB family transcription factor, whose amino-acid sequence MLELSMKDPESLQKIAHALSSEVRLQIINLLNKGNMNVNQLSESLNIPVSTTASHIKILEKSGLINTELRPASRGAMKVCKRNFDDIHIQLNRVENFMKSSHKTLELEMPIGQYIDFDVAPTCGMANHEGMIIPEDDPVHFYDPNRSEAQIIWTRKGYFEYKFPLVIPIDATIENVQISLEICSEAPNYDHNWPSDITVWINEVEIGTWTSPGDFGGRPGKLNPKYWSESTCTQYGALKTWKVTNRHSTIDDFHLSDVIIDELGIFNRMFMSCKIGIKEDAIHKGGLNLFGREFGDHPQDIKLLIEYS is encoded by the coding sequence TTGTTAGAACTATCTATGAAAGATCCTGAAAGCTTGCAGAAAATTGCACATGCTCTGTCGTCAGAAGTGCGGTTACAAATAATTAACCTATTGAATAAAGGTAATATGAATGTAAACCAGCTGTCTGAAAGCTTGAATATACCTGTCTCAACAACTGCCTCGCATATTAAGATTCTCGAAAAATCAGGATTAATAAATACAGAACTTCGTCCGGCTAGTAGGGGTGCCATGAAAGTATGTAAACGAAATTTTGATGATATTCATATACAATTAAATCGCGTAGAGAATTTTATGAAAAGTAGTCATAAAACTTTAGAGTTGGAAATGCCAATCGGACAGTACATTGATTTTGATGTTGCTCCTACTTGTGGGATGGCAAATCATGAAGGAATGATTATCCCGGAAGATGACCCGGTTCATTTTTATGATCCAAATCGTTCCGAAGCACAGATTATATGGACAAGAAAAGGGTATTTTGAGTATAAGTTTCCGCTAGTGATTCCAATTGACGCAACAATTGAAAACGTCCAAATTTCTTTGGAGATATGTTCAGAGGCACCTAATTATGATCATAATTGGCCTTCGGATATAACTGTATGGATAAACGAAGTTGAAATTGGAACATGGACTAGTCCTGGAGATTTTGGGGGCCGCCCCGGAAAGTTGAATCCTAAATATTGGAGTGAATCAACCTGTACGCAATATGGGGCATTGAAAACGTGGAAGGTAACAAATAGGCATTCAACCATTGATGATTTTCATCTTTCTGATGTGATCATTGATGAATTAGGTATATTTAATCGTATGTTTATGTCTTGTAAGATTGGCATAAAGGAAGATGCAATCCACAAAGGTGGTTTAAACTTATTTGGCCGTGAATTTGGAGACCATCCACAGGATATAAAATTGCTAATAGAATATTCATAA
- a CDS encoding aminoglycoside adenylyltransferase domain-containing protein, translating into MTSKGEIDINTSPTRFSDLNKLLINLVTSTRNILGDNFIGAYLQGSFAVGDADMESDCDFLIFINKQLNDYQEKELRKLHDEIPTRQGHWTHHLEGSYPIASEFKTLERLDAKWLYIDHGWREMQWDTHCNNCWARWSLREKGITLIGPDPKNLVDPIPKEIMRDTAKKLLVNMIEDTHSWMPPTIAWGQRYIVTTACRMLYTIKTGEVTSKAHGLDWAAKNLDSRWLKLLSQVKEDRKLGFDENTSPRAGSLQEAYSFVKYVQCIGIEECPS; encoded by the coding sequence ATGACAAGTAAAGGAGAGATTGATATAAATACAAGCCCTACAAGGTTTTCAGATCTTAACAAACTTCTTATTAATCTAGTTACATCTACTAGAAATATACTTGGAGATAATTTTATTGGAGCATATTTACAAGGTTCTTTTGCAGTAGGTGATGCAGATATGGAAAGTGATTGTGACTTTCTAATATTCATTAATAAACAACTAAATGATTATCAAGAAAAGGAATTAAGAAAGTTACATGATGAAATTCCTACTCGGCAAGGACATTGGACACATCATTTGGAAGGATCCTATCCAATTGCCTCAGAATTCAAGACCCTAGAAAGGTTGGACGCGAAATGGTTGTATATAGACCATGGATGGAGAGAAATGCAATGGGATACTCATTGCAATAATTGTTGGGCAAGATGGTCATTAAGAGAAAAGGGTATCACATTAATTGGACCTGATCCCAAAAACTTAGTAGATCCAATACCTAAAGAAATAATGAGAGATACAGCAAAAAAATTACTAGTTAATATGATTGAAGATACTCACAGTTGGATGCCACCCACAATCGCATGGGGACAAAGATATATTGTTACAACAGCATGTAGGATGTTATACACAATAAAAACTGGTGAAGTAACATCCAAAGCACATGGTTTGGATTGGGCTGCAAAGAATTTAGATTCTCGTTGGTTGAAACTGTTAAGCCAGGTAAAGGAAGATAGAAAACTTGGATTTGACGAAAATACTTCGCCAAGAGCAGGAAGTTTGCAGGAAGCTTATTCCTTTGTAAAATATGTTCAATGTATTGGTATAGAAGAATGTCCATCATAG
- a CDS encoding transposase, which produces MDDFALKKRMAYGTNLIDLQTKIPLLKTGKQNDVTEWPKNHPEIELITRDGSKTYAKALTEASSTILQVGDRWHILHQLFEEIKKSICSFVPAKWTPIHLGKIIVKEKTNERPFRKEEYQRLHNEDKRWVRIQHVQLLYDQGYTVSATPLTTN; this is translated from the coding sequence ATCGATGACTTTGCATTAAAAAAACGGATGGCTTACGGAACAAACCTCATTGATTTACAGACGAAAATACCCCTACTAAAGACTGGCAAGCAGAATGATGTGACTGAGTGGCCCAAAAATCATCCCGAAATTGAATTGATTACACGCGATGGGTCCAAAACCTATGCCAAAGCTCTCACGGAAGCTTCTTCGACTATTCTTCAGGTGGGTGACCGTTGGCATATCCTTCATCAGCTTTTCGAAGAGATTAAGAAAAGCATTTGCAGTTTTGTACCGGCAAAATGGACACCGATTCATTTGGGTAAAATCATTGTTAAAGAAAAAACAAACGAAAGACCTTTTCGTAAAGAAGAATACCAGCGATTACACAATGAAGATAAAAGATGGGTACGGATTCAACATGTCCAACTTTTGTATGATCAAGGGTATACCGTATCAGCCACCCCGTTAACTACAAATTAA
- a CDS encoding sugar O-acetyltransferase, giving the protein MDLKEITKRMHSQKLYYCNDESLITEQLKYLELLYDFNGTRPSEQIKRDHLLKKMFAKIGENCYIEPPFHANWGGKNVHFGNDVYANFNLTLVDDCDIFVGNNVLFGPNVTVSAGTHPIHPKLRSKQAQYNVPIHIGNNVWIGANSVILPGVHIGENTVIGAGSVVTKNIPANVVAVGNPCRVIREINDKDMKYYYKDKEIDIQ; this is encoded by the coding sequence ATGGATCTTAAAGAAATTACAAAAAGAATGCATAGTCAAAAACTCTATTATTGCAACGATGAGTCTTTAATCACAGAGCAATTGAAATATCTAGAATTACTATATGATTTTAATGGCACACGCCCAAGCGAACAGATCAAAAGAGATCATTTACTAAAGAAAATGTTCGCTAAAATAGGAGAAAATTGTTATATTGAGCCACCTTTTCACGCCAATTGGGGAGGAAAAAATGTGCATTTTGGCAATGATGTATATGCTAATTTCAATTTGACGTTAGTTGACGATTGTGACATTTTTGTTGGTAACAATGTTTTGTTCGGACCAAATGTTACTGTTTCTGCTGGAACGCATCCTATACATCCAAAATTAAGGAGCAAGCAAGCACAGTACAATGTTCCGATTCATATAGGAAATAATGTCTGGATAGGTGCAAACTCTGTCATACTCCCAGGTGTACATATCGGAGAAAATACAGTTATCGGTGCTGGAAGTGTAGTCACGAAGAATATACCTGCTAATGTCGTGGCTGTTGGCAACCCGTGCAGAGTTATTAGAGAAATTAATGACAAGGATATGAAATATTATTATAAAGACAAGGAAATAGATATACAATAA